A single Papilio machaon chromosome 12, ilPapMach1.1, whole genome shotgun sequence DNA region contains:
- the LOC123721532 gene encoding splicing factor 3A subunit 2-like: MINFENLFVCALLTASSAVRGTRHSAPDTGHPALGTRHRAPGTQHPTPGTRHSAPDTGHPALGTRHRAPGTQHPTPGTRHSAPDTGHPALSTRHRAPGTRHRTPGTRHSAPDTGHPALGTVQTMDPALAMHRCSCDFTFYLV, encoded by the coding sequence atgatAAACTTTGAAAATCTTTTTGTATGCGCTCTGCTCACTGCAAGCAGTGCAGTGCGCGGCACCCGGCACTCGGCACCGGACACCGGGCACCCGGCACTCGGCACCCGACACCGGGCACCCGGCACTCAGCACCCGACACCGGGCACCCGGCACTCGGCACCCGACACCGGGCACCCGGCACTCGGCACCCGACACCGGGCACCCGGCACTCAGCACCCGACACCGGGCACCCGGCACTCGGCACCCGACACCGGGCACCCGGCACTCAGCACCCGACACCGGGCACCCGGCACTCGGCACCGGACACCGGGCACCCGGCACTCGGCACCCGACACCGGGCACCCGGCACTCGGCACCGTGCAGACAATGGATCCCGCCCTCGCGATGCACCGCTGCTCGTGCGATTTCACTTTTTATCTCGTCTAA